A window of the Diorhabda carinulata isolate Delta chromosome 1, icDioCari1.1, whole genome shotgun sequence genome harbors these coding sequences:
- the LOC130899489 gene encoding uncharacterized protein LOC130899489, whose amino-acid sequence MNSQTHSKHQEIVKKKFYSQVFQNVTYTMHKCPLLYDLYLNWCQLSLKGKIFLTYISRYVLDTEQYDLYTPIIGGLNYWTDAIYSKEDCGARYLDFEFDVELEERIFQTTEVIDKVVTNLLLRPILCKEIQSLHFHNNLDNNDFMGQGDGHLQI is encoded by the exons ATGAACTCTCAAACACATTCAAAACACcaagaaatagttaaaaaaaaattttattctcaaGTGTTTCAAAATGTCACTTATACAATGCATAAAT gtCCATTGCTAtacgatttatatttgaattggtGCCAATTGTctttaaaaggaaaaatatttttaacttacaTATCTCGCTATGTATTAGATACAGAACAATATGATTTATACACACCCATTATAGGGGGCTTAAATTATTGGACTGATGCTATATACTCAAAAGAAGACTGTGGAGCTAGATATTTGGATTTCGAATTCGATGTAGAGCTTGAAGAACGAATATTTCAGACAACTGAAGTAATTGACAAGGTGGTAACAAATTTGCTTTTGAGACCAATATTGTGCAAAGAAATTCAGAGCCTccattttcataataatttagataataatGATTTCATGGGACAAGGAGATGGACAtctacaaatttga
- the LOC130895039 gene encoding uncharacterized protein LOC130895039 produces MVIILVVISKNAFLDETNKMLVFVSVMWITENLIKIAALALAGENLSKEATKTITICYGIINYLDNNALQNIDAIRELKFLIEQAVNRKPYFTASGFFVANSTMMGFIIGSITSYVIVALQFFNN; encoded by the exons ATGGTAATTATATTGgttgttatttcgaaaaatgctTTTTTGGACGAAACGAATAAAATGTTGGTATTTGTTAGCGTTATGTGGATTACTGAAAATTTA ATCAAAATTGCCGCCTTAGCATTAGCAGGTGAAAACTTATCAAAAGAAGCCACCAAAACCATTACCATATGTTACGGAATTATAAATTACTTGGACAATAACGCTTTGCAGAACATAGACGCTATAAGAgaactgaaatttttaattgaacaaGCGGTGAATAGAAAACCATATTTTACAGCATCTGGTTTCTTCGTGGCCAATTCTACTATGATGGGTTTTATTATTGGAAGCATAACATCTTATGTCATTGTCGCTTTgcagtttttcaataattaa